The sequence ACTTTGAAATGGAGGGTACATTTTGAAAGGACATTTTCCACAAAACATTAAAATTATAAAGAAACTCTACTTCGcagagaatacccaatcacaagtaaggaaaataaaaaaactaaattttactTACACGTGATAGAATAATGGAAGTCAATTAGAGtttcaccttattcactaagcttTGGGTAAAATTATTTTGCAGAATGCAATTGCATTTGCAAAATTAAGTCTAtacacctttagtaaatcaaccccaaagtcccttctacaaaaaaaaatgtacccctAAGAATTTGTTTCAGCTTTAGTTCTGCTAATAACATAAGTACACTATTATGTCTTCCTCTTGCTGAGCATTTTGCTAAAAGCTTATGCTTATCTGAACTACAGGGCTCCAGTGATCTTCGCTTTACTTCCACAGCCTCATCTTAAAAACTTTGCATGTACTCTGTGACCTCTATTTATTTTAGTGGTAAAGGTGCATTTTCTCATAGTGCTGTTCGTAAGTGGGGGAGCCCACAGTGCCTTAGCGCAATGAGCACACTGGGTGGCTGAACAGATTTGAAGAAGAAGTTGTGTGTGGCAGGTAGGTCATACAGAAAAATCACCAGAGCCTTATGGTTTAGTTCATTATATGCTCTTAGCAAAATGATCTGCACTGGGAGGGGCCCCAAAGAATTACTGGTTGtaaagtgcacttatcctttaaaggcAGATAAGGGAATTGCCATCAGCAGCATCTTCTATCACTATAAGGGTCAGAGTTATAGATATTATTTGCCTATACTGGAACACTGCAAGggcattttaaagaaaaaaaaactaaatattaaaaaatacaaatcgGGTTGGGCAGAAAGAGAGTGAAGAGAAAGAAGGTCCTAGCTGCTGAGAGAACACAACGCAATAGCCGCTGAAATTAAGTGACAAGTAtgcaacaaaaaaacaatactatACATTCTTATAGACAAATATATTTCAAGAGAACATTCTGTAGTTTAATATTCCAAAGTTTTGCCATTAAATTGTCATTGCCTACATTTTTCTATCTCAATATTCTTCATTCTTTAATATATATTTCACATCCTTGTGTATGAGAGTATCAGGTCTTCCAACTCAAATTTTCATTACAGAGAATGCATTCCAACATGTCAACATTAATAAAGTGTGGCACAACCACTTTCTTTATGTCAGGGGTTTTGCTTGCCATGAAATGCCATGGCTAAATGAGCTCATTATTCTGTATGAAGTCTCTTGTAAAACAGGCAACATATTATGCACCCTGCATTATATGCACTATGTTCCGCCCCCGTTCCAACAAAGgggatgatttattaaaggcgaATATTCTGTTCACTTTGAATgtgaagttgcactctgcaagcaaattttccccagagctcagtaaatgtatttttattttatttattttattgcaggtacttgtatagcgtcaTCAATTTAcatagtgctttacatatatattgtacatttatatcagtccctgccctcaaggagcttacagtatGAATGTAATAAAGCTAcactttgcaaaaataaaataaaaataaaacaaaacaatgaacttttgcttgcatatgattgggtgatggaaatcagcagagcttcagctcaatcactaagctctggggataaATCCCCTGCAGAGTGCAAATGCACatacaaagtgaacagcctttaCGCCTTTAATAAATGAACTCCAAACTGACAGCTTTTGATGAAGTATATATGGGGGACAAgtactgacccacagcagggtgaaGCAAATTCAATATCTTCAAGTCTTTTTAGTGTGAGTATTAATTGCCACCATTCACTGTTTATGGTCTTGGAactattaaagcccaactccaacaaaaaatcaaattttgtttTGAATGGACTGGGAAAATGTTACAGTTTCTGCTGTATTTATAATTCTGTATATGCCCCTTGGGAAATTTTCCCTCACTTACTGTATCTCTGTGACATGTATACAAGAAATGGGAGAAGCAGTTGTCCTCGGGATAGAAAGGCATAGAATGCAATTAAAAcagtggaaaaaaaatctaacccTTCCTTATTCTTTTTGGCCTGCATCCTGATTAGGGAGCTTAGTCACTATTTTCTGTCTTGGCAGAAAGTGGAAGAAAAGCTCTCCAATGGGGacccagatgggaaaaaaaagaactgacAAAAGCTTTAAACCTTTCACCcatttttaaacaaattaaaaaggTTTTGCCTAGAGATGTGTATTTAACAATGCTTTCCCTGATTTGTTTTATGTATCATTTTCCAAAacctaaaattatttaaaatcaaTTATTAGCTTAAAACAGTCATTGAACCTTACAAAAATATCTCTAGAAATTCTACAATTAGTCATTCAATCAGAATTAACACTTTATCTGAACACATACATTTCAGCTGTTTTACATAAAGTAAGCAAATATAATTCCATAATCAGTCATTCTGATTAACTGTATTGGGTTACTGCGCCAATCCTCTTTTCTTCAGCTTTTATGATTCAGTCATTGTCAGTCATGTTGCAATAGACCTGAAAAGTGCCCAAGCAATGGGGAATATCATGATCACAGCACTGGCAATTCAGGTGGGGATTTCTTGCCACTGGAGACCCCAAGATATTAACCAGAATGCAGTTAAACTTGCTACCAACCACACTTAAATCAATCTCAGGATTCAATCTTGACTGCAGCAGACCTCTCGATCATCCGTTTCTGCATAAAGTTACTTATAACTTATTGGAGAAATGTTGAGGTTCTGTACTGTGGTTGCAAAAACAACTACACAAtacaagaaaataaaatatacaaaagtTGATAGTAAAAcaatgttgtttaaaaaaaaaactcaacaatAATAATTTTCTTCACAATCTTCATAGTAATCAAGTAATCTGAAACAGTCTTCAAAATGTCCTATTTTAGAACTACAGTATGTACAGTTGGAAAGAAATGTCTTCTGAATACAACATGAGGTAACACATTTCTAATGTAATGGCAAAATGTTTTCCTCCGGTCCTCATAGCGTTCCACTTCACTCTGTAATAGGAACAAAGCAATCACATTCTTGCCACACAAAAGAACTGATATTTGGGCCAGATTTTGAAAAGAGCAGCATGGTTTGAATTCAGCACACAGTCCATTTTATAAAGTAAATTTACTGTTGAttaactattaaaaaaataagcagAAATTAATCATAGGATTAAGTTACTGCTGTGTTACATGTCCATTTAATGTTAATGCTGTCTTatgattattaaaaaaaggttagGTGATTGAGACGGTTACTTGTATTAAATGTTATCTGCAATGCTTTCTGAATTACtagctaaattaaaaaaatacaccctTTACTCACTGTCATGCATGCATTACATGGAACACTGGgctcatacagtatataaaaaaaagaatatgtgtCTGGATGTAAGAAAATCTATTTTACCCCAACAAAATATTACCTTTTTTTCTGTAAGATGAGGAAATATGAGTAGTTAACTCGTTGGATTGGCTTTTTTGACATTATCCACAGAcctggtaattaaaaaaaaaaaagcagattacaATGGATTTAGACTTACTAgttataatattatattaatacAGATTGTATTGTAATATTAGGCGTAACTCTGTTGATGCAATACATCCCAATAGCAGCTGAAGGACATATAGCCAAAGTTTTGTGTCGCTGTGGATTTTAGTACCATAGTTGTTGTTCAATATCttctttctacagtcaataaTAGTTTGAATAAAAAGAAGCAAGCATACAGGCATACCcgacttttaagtacacaatggggtttatttactctcGctcacttaattgaacaagctggggttagaagctcattggtttctatacagaagtgagcctgattttgcactctccagcgataataaataaaccccactgtgtacttaaaagtggggtatgcctgtatatgtaTAGCTATGTGCATCTGCTAAAAAAAGACCTTTTTGCAACAAAATAATTTCCTAAACAAACTATTGCTATCTAGTTATATTCAATCATTCATTTATGGTTTATGGTCACTCTGTAATAGGAACAAAgcaaacacattggcccggattcataaaacacttacgccgacgtatctcgagatacgccgcgtaagtgtaaatatgcgccatcgtatctgtgcgccatgcccacaaaactagatacgcctgaaaataggcttcatccgaccaatgtaactttcctacgccggcgtatcgttggcgcatatttacgctggtcgcaagtggtactcccattgatttcctatgcacctatgcaaatgagggagatacgccgattcacgaacgtacttgcgcccggcgcataatatacgcgctttgcgtaagtcctacgtccagcgtaaagttatttcccatataggaggcgcaagtcatgcaaaggtatggaccagggaacacagccattgtattttatgttgttaacgtagtacgtgaatagggctaggcgtaggttacgttcacgtcgtaggcagtgattcgacgtatcttaggcagttgtttcgacgtgattctgagcatgcgcactgggatgcgtccacgggacggcgcatgcgccgtacgttattcggaactttatgacgctcagtccttcatttacatggggtcacgcctcatttgcatggctcacgcccacttccacctatgctggcttacgctgaggaaacccagcgtagatttgagagcgactgggggcgagtgctttgtgaatactgtgcttgcctctgtgcgttgcgtcggcgtagcgtatatttgatacgctacgccggcataaatatgcgccaatgtatgtgaatccgggccattcttGTCACACAAAAGAACTGATATTTAGGCCAGATTATGAAAAGAGCAGCATGGTTTTTCAATTAGCACTTATACTGCAGATTATGTATTGTGTCTTTGAGCACAGGACATTGCATTAGATCATTTGAAGTGGATTAAAATTTGAAATATTCACAATATATTTAATCATTTATGTATAGGTATGTATGTACCTGTTTGATTTAGCATATAAACTATTGCTATCTAATATCTTTAACAATCTTGATTCTTTGGCATTCTTTATGTTTTTTGAAAAGAGTGTGTTATGGCAGAACCAAATGGTAATCATGAGGCCAAtgggttactgcaagtttaaaggAACCCTATACTGCGAGGAATATGTAGGTTGCAACTGCTTACCTCcgaaaatgttagttgcctgtCTATGGCTCAAATTCCTCCTGACCTGGAACATGTGGTGGACAACCAGTATATTGAAAACTCATGGGACTGCCAGAATACAACAAATAACTAACTGACTTACTGACAATTATATGAGGCTACTTTCTAATGACTACCcagaacacattttattttttcttcttctgggGTATAAATGTTGGCATGTTCTACATTGTATATTGTATGGTGCAAAGGCCTaagcaatccttttttttttttttttttttttttttttacataaactcACAAAAATTAAATCAAACATAGAAAGtttaaaaacacatttacagACATATTTCAAATGATGAGATCAATAGCTTACATTTGATGCTGCCTCACAAACTCAGCAAACTGTCGGTCTTTTGCGTAGAGCTCTATTATTCTTATCCGGTCCTGTATTTCCTATAAATATTTAGTAAAAAATTAGTAGGGTTAATTTTGGCACAATTTACTGCTGGACCACTGTGATTACTGTGAAATACTTATTAATGAATAGGATAAGATAGTCATGAACAACTTTTCTATGCATGGATTTGAAATCAGTTCACATGGCACttattaatttttctttgctAAACCTATAgtttaatcattttaaaaaaagagaagtatggctaaGGTTTCCAACCATAGTGTCTGGATCCACTCAGatgcctgattgacagctggcttTGACTCACAACACTTGACTGAAAGCCAAAGCCAGCTGCCCCTGCCCCCTCTCTGGCCCAGAACTCCAGTGAGCACTGcagggacagagcagagagcagtgactgacagtcactgctctctgctctgacaagctagagaactgagcgatcagtggacATGTGAGCACTTAGTTCTCTATCTTAAAGACCGGCAGAGGATAGCTGCAACATTACAGGAATGCTGCATCATTAAGGTAAGGTGAGTATGTATGGTTCTCCTTTAAAGAGACAGTGTCAACTTGCTCATTCAGGGAAAAGTGACAGTGTCTTTGCAAAGAGCATCCCAAGCCACTGATGATCATCTTGTCAATGCTACTCCGCCACTCTTTCCTTTTGTTGCAACCAGCATTTAAATCACCAGTGTCAGTTATAGGAACACAATGGGAATGAAAATGTCACTCCCTCTATCATGTCAAAGTGCTTGAGCCTAGAAATTGGCTGCTTGTGCACTAATTTATGAGAAAAGGACACATCCTCCCGCATACCCAGAAAAAACAGAATTGTCACTGGCTAAAGCAGAGGAAGGAGCAGCAGAGGTGTGCTGGCAAGGAGTATAGGAGGTCGAGGAGAGACCATTATACAAAGACACTGTCACTTTGTCCTGAATGGAAAAGTTGACAGTGTTTCTCTAAGTGTTCTTCTAGTAAACTCCAGTGAGGGTACAACTGATTTAAGCAGGCCAATTCTTTGTCTTTACACAAATATACATAATAACAAGTTGCTCGCAAAGAAGGCACTAAACAAAGTCATTTTTGCCATACAATATACCTCTTTTGTGAGTTCACTGTTTTCATAGATATGTCTGATCTCTTCACTGCTGAAGTCTGCAGAAGTCTCTGGACTGGTAGAACTGGTCGATGGAAGCTGTGGGTATCGCTTATAATAGTGACTATAACCTGTGGTGTCACTCTCATACATAGGGTTATATTTCACAGCGTTCTCAATAGATGACAAGCTATCAGTCTGTCTCCTGAGGATTAGAAAATATACAATCATTATTTTACAGATATAAAAATTGCAATGGTCTTATTTGTATTGTTATTGTGTTACTTAAAGTTATTTGGGCATGCAGCAGCTCTCCAATCATATAATCAGAATGTATTTGCCAAGCAGGCAGCACATTGGTTTGGGTCCTTGGTTTAAATCTTagccaggacactatctgcatagaGTTTGTAAATGTCCCATGTGTTTATGTGAGTTTATTTAAATTTCCTTCCATGCTCCAGAGACATGTAGGTAGGGAAACTGGCCACAGTATGTATGTATGATTTGGCTATGCACACATGTTATCCCATTTTACATGCCAGTCCCAAGCCACCCAAGAAATTGGGTTAGGTTGAGGAAAGACCTTGAGACCTACCATAAAAAACTCACCAAGAAATTTCTATGTAAAAATGGTTACAAGGGTATCAGACATGGTGTCCCGAGTGTTAGTCTAAAGAATTCTTGAGGTCAGatgcaataaatatatacagtacatctgcCATGTCTGCCAGCATCTGGATTAATGCTTCACATAAGGAATCCTGAGTATGAGAAGCAATTGATTAAACAGTCTCACCCGCCAGATTCCTCAGAATCTCCTTTTGTACTTTGAACTCGAAGTGTTCTTGCTAAGAAAAATATAATAGCTGAAGCCACAAGAAGAAACCCTGCTACTGAAGCAATGGCAATGCCAACCACAAGAGGTTCTGAGACATATTCCTCACAGTGTTCTCCTCGGTACCACCAGTTTTCTCCAACACGACACCTGAAACGAAAGGTAACAGTTGTGTTTACAGTCCATAAAATACatggatgtgtgtgtgttcatttttaaaaggaaaccaAGACAAACTTGAAAAAATACTAACTTTGAGCATTCAACGTCCTTCAATTTAGCAGTCCTTGCtcctattattattaataaagttcACATACAAAAGAATATTGTTGGTGCACTATTACTGTAAACTTCACTTTTTCACTCAGATGAGCTTAATTGAGGTCACAATGAGGTCATTTACAAATGCCAGCTTCACggtccctgtacagcagatctTAGACTGGCAGAGGGAAAAGGAGCACAAGGAGTCGATCTGGAGAGCTGCAGTACTCATGTCCCAACAGGGAGCAAGCTGGTAGAAATATCATGCATAAAAAATTAAGGTCTTCTGTCCTGCCATACAGGACTGTGTTGTGTTAATTTCAAAACTGGATAAAaagatatacaattttttttgacatgtgaaacaactttttttttagctgtgtgcctggagttcagctttaaatatggTGGATTTGGAAATGTAATGAATTAAAAACTACTGTTACTGGTCTACCTAAGAAACTATAAACTGTATTGAATGTTTTATTTCTAATCTAGGATGTTACCTGCAAATAGCTCCTTGTCCAGGAATAATATCACATTTGCCATCATTCTGACAAAAGTCTATTTCCAGATCACAAATGCTCTGACAAGGCAAGCCATCAACGCTTACATATCCTGGGTTGCAAACACATTCGCCTTCACCAGTCCATTTGTTAATGAGACATTCAGAGTATTCATTGCATGCTTGAAATTTGCAAGTGTCAGCTACATCTCCTGATTATGCAAAGGAGAGAAAGCATACATTTCGGTTTTAATGAGTTTCACATAGTTTAAGCATGTGCCTATTGTTGAAAATTCCCACTCACTTCCCACTGATGAGGggaaacagcaaaaaataaatgttttcagtAAAATGAGTGATAACCTTTTTCAGGTTTTAATTACTACCCATCTTGTCCCAATAACACTTATTTTCCCTCATATCTTGTTCTAAAATCACAGGGACAGAAAATTTGAGATTTTGCCTACACTATCCAAAAATCTAAATAAGTTTTGGCTAGAGTTGGTCTCTCAGCAGAAACATTGTATTTGTACATATTTTAATCAGTCAGTGCCCTTTGAGCTACACCAAATCACagattagcaaaaaataaataaaaaaatcaccatgtatacagtaatctatTAATATCACCAAAAATATTCCATTCTGATGAGCCTTAGAGGAATGATTTAAAAGGTCAGTCAAACTAACGCTGACAGTTCAGATTCTGGTAGACATAGACGGAGGAattattagagaaaaaaaaagaaaacggctTATAATTAATGACACCTACCACACAAAAATCATTACTAGGTTCTACGCAAAGATTAAATGGCAATCTGTATGTCTAAATACACCCACATAAAACTAGAGATTGGTCATGTGAGATATTTACAGTCAACCGCTACCCCAGACCCATTTGTCTTTTCCCTGCGACTCTCTTATATAGGGACAGAGAGAAGTGGCATTAGAAACTTCTGCTGGAATAATGGGAACTGGTGATTCTGCAAGTATTAAATGAAGTTACAGCTTATCAGTCACTTTGTGATCATTGTGACAATACCTGATTCAACATCCAATGAGTACTTATCGATGGCTAGGTTCATAGTATGGTAAGCCGTGTTGCAGAAGTCCTCAAGAATAAtgtaaacagcatttgtaacATTGCGTGGAACAGGTTTTGCAAACTTCATTCTACTGTTTATAATGATGCTGCCATTTCTAAAATTCATTATTTCAAGGTTCTGAAACCCAGTTAAGTTGGACTGCAGATAGGGAACCAGCTGAaacaaagaatacaaaaaaagtagTCTGTACAACAAACTTTTTAACTTTTCTTCTACATTTGTGAACTGCATAGCTGCAGGAGACTAGGTTAGCATATGTTTTTTTCAAGACATAGTAAGCAGAGGCTTTATATCAAAGCACACAAACTAGATTAATCTACtaaaactagtaaaaaataaactctAGATTCCTACCAGCTTCTGTCTTGGagacaaaaacaaacatttaacatGCACTGCCAAAAATGCACAAAGTAAGAGATACACGAGAATAAGGACATCATTCAGTAGCTCCATATTTGAAAGAGATCTACATTTACAATTACATTTAGGGGCTTTCAGGTAAGAATCTTATTATATCTTATAAATGTGTCCCAACAAAAGCTATTATTCTGTAAAAGAAAAGTATTATAcgtaatatacttttttttataattccacTCTGCTGCTACAGCTTGCAAATACTATAACAAAATACATCACTGGGGGGCCTATATCTAGCAAAGACAGGTTGAAGGGAAATATCTTGATAGGTACAGGCAGAGAAACATCCCAAAATAGAAATAGGCAACAAAAGAAACTTCTATTCAGTTTGTCCAAAAGATGAAATTTAAAGCAAACatgaaaagtaaaaataaatgcagGCTTAAAGGCCTTAGATTAAGCTTAATTAATGTCCAAATAATCAATCCTATTTTTGGAGATATTACACTTTAAACATTTCTAGAACTGCAAAAAAAGCTTCTAAAAGGACAGCTATTTTTGTGATAAAAATGAGCATTATGTGAAGGAGCAATTAATAACATTTCAGAAAATTTCATAAACAATGTACAAAAACTTAAATGCATGGTATTGCAGTTCTAAAACAAATTAAGCAAAAGATGGTAGTGTCTGTGCACCTAAATCTGTTGAGTACAGGAAGTAAGCTGTGTGTTGGGTAATACCATACTCCCTCACTCTACcttaattttaaatataaaacaaattgaaaTTACTGCGCTAATTTTAAATATCTTTAGTTCAATTAATATTCCAAAACAATTACATTCTGATCCCAAAAATGTTATTAAATACTCTTTCAGAATATCAGTTTAGAGAAAATGCGTAATTTCTAAACTACatctttttataaatgtatttcaaCATTTATAAATCACAATCACGTAATATATAATCTAGAGTTAAAACTTACCAGTTCTAGAAATCTTTGTTCCAAAGATTTATATTCAGGAGAGTGTTTATTAAACAAATCTTCAGAAAAAATCATATTAGTCACACGCAAACTAAAAAACACCACAAGTGCTCGTCTCTGTGTAGAAACATTCATGCCACTCTCATGAGTAGAGAAGATTACACCTGACAAGTCTGTAGAGTCCCCCTTCTTTGCCACCATGCTTCTCTCTTCAGGACTCATGTCTGGGTGAAAATAAACTGTACTTGTGTAATCTAACTCCAAGGAAATGTCCTGTACATCAACTGTGACCCCTGCATCTTGTATCAGTAGACTTGTTGGGACTACAGATGCTCCACTTGGACGTGACTCAGACTGCACTAGATCTGAAATGACTTCTCCTCTATCTATCGTAGGAATAATGTTAGGTATATTGACTTCACCTACAGATTCAGAGTCACTGTCTGGATGTGTCTTTGTTATATCCAAGCTAGGTATGGTATTTAACAGCTCATCCTGTGGTTTACTTGGTGGCACTGAAGTAAAATAAAAGTAACTGTCATTATTAAGATCAGTTGTTGACATCGAAACATCATTTTTGTCAGAACTGGTTATAGTTTGGTTGCTATTTTCATTAGATGTTGGGACTGAACTAAGGTTTTGAACAGGGATATATGGTTGTAATGGTTCTATTTCATTAGAAATAGTACTTTTTGTAATGATAGCATCATAGTTCATTATAAGGTCTGTATGGGATGGTGGTTCTGCTGTTTGAGCATTACTAGTAGTGTCTTCAATACGTGGAGATAAATTTTCCAATGAGTTATCAAAGAGGCTGTCTACTTCGGTAATTGTATTCCCATTTGTAACTGAAGGTTGTGGTGTTTGCATAGATAGTTGAACATTCAAATATACTGGAGTTGACAATACAGGTGAAAGATTTGCTGCAGTCGCCAACAGGACAGGCTGATCTTTAATTCCTTCTGCAACAACTATACTAGGAGAAATCTCAATGTTTTCTGAGCCCTGGATCAAAGTAGAGAGTACCTCCGTGGTAGCCAAACTTATATACTGATCAACTGATTTATCAGTAAAAGGTTCTACAATAAGATCTTCATAACTTCTTGTTACCTCCATTAAATCGACATCTATTGATTGTTCATTTAAGGGTTTAGGGGGTTCCACTGTTGTTTTTGTCCGTGCCCATGTCACAGGTTTTTCCTCTTTGGACAACCCACCATATCCTGAGCCTGAACCATCATCAGGGGTAATACTATTTTCAGTGATTAATTTTGTAGGCAGTAAATTATCTTCCACCAGAATGTCCATCTTGCTTTCAGCAGTTATTTGTGGTATTAAGTTGTCAATGTTTGCTACAGTTACAGGTGATAAAAAGCTGTCACTGTTTTCTGCAGTTACTGGTGATAAAAAGTGgtcaccatttgctgcaattacTTGGGATAAGTTGTCACTATTTACTTCAGTTACTTGTGATAATAAGTTGTCACTATTTACTTCAGTTACTTGTGATAATAAGTTGTCACTATTTACTTCAGTTACTTGTGATAATAAGTTGTCACTATTTACTTCAGTTACTTGTGATAATAAGTTGTCACTATTTACTTCAGTTACTTGTGATAATAAGTTGTCACTATTTACTTCAGTTACTTGTGATAATAAGTTGTCATTATTTGCTGCAGTTACTTGTGATAAGTTGTCACTATTTGCTGCAGTTACTTGGGATAATACATTGACACTATTTGCTGCAGTTACTTGGGATAATACATTGTCACTATTTGCTGCAGTTACTTGGGATAATACATTGTCACTATTTGCTGCAGTTACTTGGGATAATACATTGACACTATTTGCTGCAGTTACTTGGGATAATACATTGTCACTATTTGCTGCAGTTACTTGGGATAATACATTGTCACTATTTGCTGCAGTTACTTGG comes from Rana temporaria chromosome 2, aRanTem1.1, whole genome shotgun sequence and encodes:
- the IMPG2 gene encoding interphotoreceptor matrix proteoglycan 2 translates to MLNFFWKILLGFFFVTILEGQLQTLTDSGTLSDGIVYRGLTDVQHELEEGSGLLPESNPPIAESESQHYRGFLKRKKRAILFPSGVKVCPEETFDQALVNHMNFFKLRVCQETVWEVFKIFWDRLPDQAEYQHWMHLCEEGTMPVFDIGENFSKSEDHHKLVKQKLALTKHAESTSCTDWTCGSDEISVTSTPETTTFRDAAANVPLSYEISVEEISPTVFLKQAETEEQLDNEIFRVTEEPKGSADKMVEFIILILNEQYSPELSDLSTDQHKEFTGKFVTEMKSVFHALPGYKGIRVLKISPSLLDDRLAMEVQYAVIFEGDSDAINHATLDLMNLHSNKIEDTSLHYIEDNPTAVYTVSSFRNFILDGLNKRIYTGENTLDFDPDSLQLVNVKTVPSHIYKEWTLVTEKPAFPIPSTADVNNALQAEWLPTDFSTIRRTYPVEEIHDKLASQTQNALEAEIPVVTEDFVFKDHSSTSPEYMLTTQATASDFVQSTSLRSEESLSYLVTASVQDSDIQEESGDNDMLLYSPTTIGTSYSSVFEDISLSKEDDSITTTHLPPTVTIPSAVEHYSDIVTSAVAAEEPALSEPTLSSLAIYSESTEENSGHLVTATNSDNVLSQVTETNSDNLLSEVTATNSDNLLSQVTAANSDNILFQVTAANSDNVLFQVTAANSDNVLSQVTAANSDNVLSQVTAANSDNVLSQVTAANSDNVLSQVTAANSDNVLSQVTAANSDNVLSQVTAANSVNVLSQVTAANSDNVLSQVTAANSDNVLSQVTAANSVNVLSQVTAANSDNLSQVTAANNDNLLSQVTEVNSDNLLSQVTEVNSDNLLSQVTEVNSDNLLSQVTEVNSDNLLSQVTEVNSDNLLSQVTEVNSDNLSQVIAANGDHFLSPVTAENSDSFLSPVTVANIDNLIPQITAESKMDILVEDNLLPTKLITENSITPDDGSGSGYGGLSKEEKPVTWARTKTTVEPPKPLNEQSIDVDLMEVTRSYEDLIVEPFTDKSVDQYISLATTEVLSTLIQGSENIEISPSIVVAEGIKDQPVLLATAANLSPVLSTPVYLNVQLSMQTPQPSVTNGNTITEVDSLFDNSLENLSPRIEDTTSNAQTAEPPSHTDLIMNYDAIITKSTISNEIEPLQPYIPVQNLSSVPTSNENSNQTITSSDKNDVSMSTTDLNNDSYFYFTSVPPSKPQDELLNTIPSLDITKTHPDSDSESVGEVNIPNIIPTIDRGEVISDLVQSESRPSGASVVPTSLLIQDAGVTVDVQDISLELDYTSTVYFHPDMSPEERSMVAKKGDSTDLSGVIFSTHESGMNVSTQRRALVVFFSLRVTNMIFSEDLFNKHSPEYKSLEQRFLELLVPYLQSNLTGFQNLEIMNFRNGSIIINSRMKFAKPVPRNVTNAVYIILEDFCNTAYHTMNLAIDKYSLDVESGDVADTCKFQACNEYSECLINKWTGEGECVCNPGYVSVDGLPCQSICDLEIDFCQNDGKCDIIPGQGAICRCRVGENWWYRGEHCEEYVSEPLVVGIAIASVAGFLLVASAIIFFLARTLRVQSTKGDSEESGGRQTDSLSSIENAVKYNPMYESDTTGYSHYYKRYPQLPSTSSTSPETSADFSSEEIRHIYENSELTKEEIQDRIRIIELYAKDRQFAEFVRQHQMSVDNVKKANPTS